CACGATGGCCAAGGCCAGCATTCCCGTTCCGTCGAAGATCCTGTCGCGCCGCGACCTCGATTTCCTGCTCTACGAGTGGCTGGGCGCGGAGTCGCTGGCGCAGCGCGAGCGCTACGGCGACCACTCGCGCGAGACCTTCGACGCGGCGCTGGACACCTGCCAGAAGATCGCGACCGAGCATTTCTACCCGATCAACCGGCTGCTCGACCTGAACGAGCCGACCTTCGACGGCGAGCGGGTCCACACGCCGGCCGAGCTGAAGGCGGCGCTGAAGGTCTTCTGCGATGCCGGCCTGATGGCCGCCGGACAGGACTACGAACTGGGCGGCATGCAGCTGCCCTGCCTGGTCGAGAAGGCCTGCTTCGCCTGGTTCAAGGGCGCCAGCGTGGCGGCCTCCGGCTACCCGTTCCTGACGATCGGCAACGCGAACCTGCTGCTCGCGCACGGCACGCCCGAGCAGGTGGAGCGCTGGGTGCGGCCGATGATGGAAGGGCGCTTCTTCGGCACGATGTGCCTGTCCGAGCCGCAGGCGGGCTCGTCGCTTTCGGACATCCGCACCCGCGCCGAACCGCAGCCGGACGGCAGCTACCGCCTCTTCGGCAACAAGATGTGGATCTCGGGGGGCGAGCAGGACCTGTCCGAGAACATCGTGCACCTGGTGCTGGCGAAGATCCCGGGCCCGGACGGCAGGCCGGTGCCCGGCGTCAAGGGCATCTCGCTGTTCCTGGTGCCCAAGCTGCTGCTGAACGACGACGGCTCGCTCGGCGAACGCAACGACGTCGTGCTGGCCGGCCTGAACCACAAGATGGGCTATCGCGGCACGACCAACACGCTGCTCAACTTCGGCGAAGGCAGGTTCCGCCCCGGCGGCGAGGCCGGCGCGATCGGCTGGCTGGTCGGCGAGCCCGGCAAGGGGCTGGCCTGCATGTTCCACATGATGAACGAGGCCCGCATCGGGGTGGGACTGGGCGCGACGATGCTCGGCTACACCGGCTACCTGCACGCGCTCGAGTACGCGCGCAACCGGCCGCAGGGCAGGCCGCCGCAGGGCAAGGACCCTTCGGCGCCGCAGGTGCCGATCGTCGAGCATGCCGACGTCCGCCGGATGCTGCTCGCCCAGAAGGCGTGGGTCGAGGGGGCGCTGGCGCTGAACCTGTTCTGCGCGCGCCTGATCGACGACGAGCGCACGCACCCCGACGAGGCCGAGCGCGGCCGCGCCCACGCGTTGCTCGAGCTGCTCACGCCGGTCTGCAAGAGCTGGCCCTCGCAGTGGTGCCTCGAGGCCAACAGCCTGGCGATCCAGGTGCACGGCGGCTACGGCTACACCCGCGACTACAACGTCGAGCAGCACTATCGCGACAACCGGCTCAACCCGATCCACGAAGGCACGCACGGCATCCAGGGCCTGGACCTGCTCGGCCGCAAGGTGAGGCTGAACGACGGCGCGCTGCTGGCGGCCTTCGCGCGGCGGGTGCACGAGACGGTGGCGCGCGCCGCGCAGGCCGGCGACGAATGGCTGGCCGCAGGCCACGCCGTCGCCGAGACCGGCGAGCGGATCGCCGCGACCGTGTCGCGGCTCTACGGCGCCGGCGACCTCGACGTCACGCTCGCCAACGCCAGCGTGTTCCTCGAGGCCTTCGGCCACTGGGTCGTCGCGTGGACCTGGCTGGAGCAGGCGCTGGTCGCGCAGGCCGCGCTGGCCGCCGCCGGCGACGCCGCGCACGCGGCCGACCGCGACTTCTACCTCGGCAAGCTGCAGGCGGCCCGCTGGTTCATGCGCTGGGAGTTGCCGCGCGTGCGCCCGATGCTCGACCTGCTCGACTCCCTGGACACCACCACGCTCGCGATGCGCGACGAGTGGTTCTGACCGGGCACGAAACGCAACTCACGACATCATGTCCTCCAGCACGAAAGAGACCGAAGACCGGACCGGCGCCGATGCGCCGGGCGCCGGCGTGGCCGCGTCCGCCGAGTACCGCCCGCTGTCGCGGATTCCCTTCCTGGCCCACCTCGGGGCGCTCTGGCGCGACCTCGGCCCCGGGCGGTCCGAGCTGGTGCTCGACCAGCAGCCGCATCACTCCAACTCGCTCGACATGGCCCACGGCGGCGTGGTGATGACGCTGCTCGACGTGGCGATGGCGCGCGCCGGCAGCACGCTGGCCGACGCTTCGCGCGGCGAGCGCAGCACCCTGATCACGATCGAGATGAAGACGAGCTTCATGGCCCCTGCGATCGGCCGGATCCGCGCCGAAGGCAGGGTGCTGAAGCGGACCGCGTCGATGGCCTTCTGCGAGGCCGACCTTTTCGACTGCCACGGGCACCTGTCGGCCCGCGCGACCGGCACCTTCAAGTACCTGAAAGAGAGGAAGACCACATGACCGAGACCAACAAGCAGTTCCTGCTGGCGAGCAGGCCGCAGGGCCAGGTGAAGCCCGACAACTTCAGGCTGGTCGAGACGCCGGTTCCGGAGATCGGCGAGGGCGAGGTGCTGGTGCGCAACCACTACCTGTCGCTCGATCCCTACATGCGCGGGCGCATGGACGACGCGAAGTCCTACGCGGCGCCGCAGAAGCTCGACGAGGTGATGCAGGGCGGCACGGTCGGCAAGGTCGTCGCGAGCCGCAACCCGGCCTTCGCGGTCGGCGACGAGGTGCTCGGCATGCTCGGCTGGCAGCTGTACGGCAAGGCGCCCGGCAACGCGCTGCTCAAGCTGGACACCGGCAAGGTGCCGATGCAGGCCTTCCTCGGCTGCGTCGGCATGCCGGGCATCACCGGCTGGTACGGCCTGAACCGGATCATCGAGCCGAAGGCCGGCGAGACGATCGTGGTGTCGGCGGCCAGCGGCGCGGTCGGCTCGGTGGTGGGCCAGCTCGCGAAGCTGCAGGGCTGCCGGGTCGTCGGCGTGGCCGGCGG
This genomic window from Zeimonas sediminis contains:
- a CDS encoding acyl-CoA dehydrogenase, which encodes MAKASIPVPSKILSRRDLDFLLYEWLGAESLAQRERYGDHSRETFDAALDTCQKIATEHFYPINRLLDLNEPTFDGERVHTPAELKAALKVFCDAGLMAAGQDYELGGMQLPCLVEKACFAWFKGASVAASGYPFLTIGNANLLLAHGTPEQVERWVRPMMEGRFFGTMCLSEPQAGSSLSDIRTRAEPQPDGSYRLFGNKMWISGGEQDLSENIVHLVLAKIPGPDGRPVPGVKGISLFLVPKLLLNDDGSLGERNDVVLAGLNHKMGYRGTTNTLLNFGEGRFRPGGEAGAIGWLVGEPGKGLACMFHMMNEARIGVGLGATMLGYTGYLHALEYARNRPQGRPPQGKDPSAPQVPIVEHADVRRMLLAQKAWVEGALALNLFCARLIDDERTHPDEAERGRAHALLELLTPVCKSWPSQWCLEANSLAIQVHGGYGYTRDYNVEQHYRDNRLNPIHEGTHGIQGLDLLGRKVRLNDGALLAAFARRVHETVARAAQAGDEWLAAGHAVAETGERIAATVSRLYGAGDLDVTLANASVFLEAFGHWVVAWTWLEQALVAQAALAAAGDAAHAADRDFYLGKLQAARWFMRWELPRVRPMLDLLDSLDTTTLAMRDEWF
- a CDS encoding PaaI family thioesterase: MSSSTKETEDRTGADAPGAGVAASAEYRPLSRIPFLAHLGALWRDLGPGRSELVLDQQPHHSNSLDMAHGGVVMTLLDVAMARAGSTLADASRGERSTLITIEMKTSFMAPAIGRIRAEGRVLKRTASMAFCEADLFDCHGHLSARATGTFKYLKERKTT
- a CDS encoding NADP-dependent oxidoreductase, translated to MTETNKQFLLASRPQGQVKPDNFRLVETPVPEIGEGEVLVRNHYLSLDPYMRGRMDDAKSYAAPQKLDEVMQGGTVGKVVASRNPAFAVGDEVLGMLGWQLYGKAPGNALLKLDTGKVPMQAFLGCVGMPGITGWYGLNRIIEPKAGETIVVSAASGAVGSVVGQLAKLQGCRVVGVAGGPDKCRAVTEEFGFDACVDYKAGNLRADLKAATPDGIDGYFENVGGEVLDAVLRRMNAFGRIAVCGLIAGYDGNPMPVSEFRSILINRLKVQGFIVSEHMELWPQARRELAQLVGDGTLKYRETIAQGLESAPEAFIGLLKGRNFGKQLVKLV